The Arabidopsis thaliana chromosome 5, partial sequence genomic interval CTGGTTCTGAGAGATGGTAGTCAAAGTCTTGAACAAATATCTCAGAGTAGGCTCTTTATGTGTGGATGAGAACATGTGATTGTTTACTTTAATGATACCTCTATGCGGCTGACCTTACTATCCTAGGGGGAGAATTTTTCTTAGTGCTAAAATACGCTCATACTACCTGATCAACTTGGATACTCGttattctttgtttcatcTCAGAGTTTGTACTGTTTACCGTAATTGTTTTCCTGAAAAGCAAGTAACCTGCAaattttgctctctctcttaaCGTTGGACTGATATGTGGGTTGCCTTCACCAGGTGTGGGATTTGACTGCTGGAAAACTTTTGCATGAGTTTAAGAGTCATGAAGGGAAAATTCAGAGTCTAGATTTTCATCCCCATGAATTTCTGCTGGCAACAGGTCTGTATAACTCTAAGTAGGGAAACTTCGTAACATTGAAGCTCCTAGTTTTTCGGGTGACATAGATTTATCACAATGATATGAACCCGATTTATTCTTAAAGTTAAGAGTGCTATAAGCAAAATTACATGTTGTAACTAACCCTGACATCATTAGATCACTGTAGCATCATCGTCTCTTTGTAACTCACAATTTTACAGCTTTCTCATATGTTAAGTGTTAGGATTTGACAGGAGAGAGACTTCAGTAGTGGATATTTCTTCTTATGGCATTGTTTTCCTTACTGTTCATTTGaattatgtttgtttctgCCTATGGTCTTAGGTTCAGCTGATAAGACTGTAAAATTCTGGGACCTTGAAACATTCGAGCTTATTGGTTCTGGTGGAACTGAGGTATCATGTGTTGTCTGTACTGCTTCTATTTATGCATTGAGTCGAATTATAAGTATTCGATCTTTAATTCAACtttctaatattttcatttcttagaCTACTGGGGTCCGTTGCCTAACCTTTAATCCAGATGGAAAGAGTGTGCTTTGTGGATTGCAAGAAAGTCTTAAAGTAAGTTCTTCAGGATGTCCCAGTTAGAAATATATGAACTTAACAAATTCCTCTTTTAAGGATATAACACTTACACTTACTCCTTTTAATCTGAATATACATGTTTGCTATCCTTTCTTCTCTAACTTCCATGCAAATTGTAGATTTTCTCATGGGAGCCAATAAGATGTCATGATGGAGTGGATGTTGGATGGTCAAACTTGTCGGATATGAATGTTCACGAGGGAAAGCTTCTCGGTTGCTCATACAATCAAAATTGTGTAGGCGTTTGGGTTGTAGACCTCTCGgtatatctctctctctctccccctACATGCTTTGTTATAGTTTGGCCTGTACCATACTTGTTATCTCTAAGCTCTCCATTCAATTTTCTAATGACACTCTCAGCGCACTGAGCCTATGAGTGGAGGCGCCACTCAGTCAAATTCTCATCCAGAGAAAACATCAGGCTCAGGCAGAGATCAAGCAGGTCTGAACGATAACAGCTCAAAGGTTATTCTCGGAAAGTTGCCTGGTTCCCAGAAAGTGGATCCTTTATTGAAGGAAACAAAGTCTCTTGGAAAATTATCAGTTTCTCAAAACTCGGATCCGTTGCCAAAAGATACAAAGTCTACTGGAAGGTCATCAGTATCTCAAAGTTCAGATCCTTTGGTAAAGGAACCAAAGCCTCTCGGAAGGTTTTCAGCTACTCACAGCTCAGACACAGTAAAAGAGTCAAGAACCCTGTCATGTATGTTTTTACTTtgctctattttttctttctcttttcacttttttgttataattttgcTGCTTACTAAATGATATCACATCTTTTGGTTTGTCTGCTGTTTGTTGAAGCCACAGGAAGTGTATCAGACTCTCCTCACAGGGTTACTTTGACCAGTGCTCCAAAAAGTGCTTCTGGTATTTCTACAGTTGTCCCTAATGCTGCAGCCTCAAAGAGAAATTTTGGAAAAGCTAACCCAAAGGCGAATCCTCCAGTAGTCAATAAAGAGGATTATTTTCCAGTAATCGTCCCCAGAACGGAGCCAATAATTGAGCAGGCATCTGAATCCAGAGCAGAACTTGACATTATCGGAAGAACTATGCCATATTCGCTGCAGTCAAAGGCCGCTGATTCTCGAAGGCTGTCGAGCAGCAGAAATGAGCCAGATCTACCAACCAGTTCGCTTCTTGAAAGGTCTCAGTCTCAACCTATAGAACCAATCACTTTACAAGATGGGAATACATATCCTAGTGACGAAGGTGGCTCCTGGGATACAGCTGAGAGAACAAATAAAGAGAGCAAATGCAGGGTATTTGGAAGGTTTAATTCAAGATCACTGGTGAGATCACCTCCGAGAAATCACGACGAAAACTGTATGTTTACAAGCCTTTCTAGTCTTCCTTTGTTTTAGAGCAAATATAAATGGCATTTCGTATTGCTAAGACATCGTGGCATCTTAAATCTGGAGAACACTTTTCTAAGTTTCTGAGGGACTTGGGTTTATATTTATGAGATCCTAGGAATCAGTCTTTAAGTATACATGTTGCTTGTAGTACAATTTGTTTCAGTaaaacaactttttgtttagttgGTCCTTCAATATTATAGATAGATGTGTCTGAGTTTTCTGGATGCTGTTCTCAGTTCTGGGCTAACTAACTCTTTATTCCAGCTGACTTGATTAGCTATAATGCAAATAGAGATTCAAGTCCTACTGAAAGCCGAAAAGGAGGTAACTCTTTCCCAAcattcgttttttcttttgtttttcccttttaatGTGCGTAAGAAAAGATTCTAATTGTGTGCCTTGACATACTAGGAAGACTGCATTCCCTCGTTCTAAATAgggaaagaagaggaagattttCTAACTTTGAGGGTCCTGTTTCGAGTTCTTCTGGTGGAAATATGACTGCACCAAACAGTCGCCCTTCCAATATGGTAATGgcttttaattttagttttctttttaatttgggATCTGAGACTATAAAATAGAAACTGTAAAAACGAAGAATGAGGAAGGACAAAATAAAGAGTGACGAGTAATTAGTCAGATGTCAGATCCTTTTCATTAGAACTCAATTTCAACTGGGCCTGCATCTTCAGCGTATTGGCAGACATAAAATTTCCCAGTTACTACAGAGATACTGATGACATTACTTCCTTTCATACAGCTCAAGCAGAGAGGAAATCATGTGCCAGTTGATCAAGGAATCACTTCAGCTAGCGAAGAAGATATAGTTGCAGACATAATGGGGCAACACGATCAATTTGTCAGCTCTATGCACTCTCGTTTGGCTAAGTTACAGGTAACAGCATGAAAGTACACTATGATAATGCTTTTGGTCTGTTTCCTAATTAGAATGCTAGCAGTAATCCTTCATAGGTTTCCATAAACATTGTTTATCTTCTAAATAATGTCACCAAATTTGCAGGTCGTCCGTAGATATTGGGAAAGAAATGATATTAAAAACTCGATAAGTTCAATAGAGAAGATGGCTGATAATGCTGTAAGCAACTTCtgtttgtttcctttcaaATCCATGTATATAAAAACACCACGTAAACATTTTCCACTTCTCATTATTTCATTTGGTACAGGTAATTGCGGATGTACTACTTATAGTAAACGAGAGACCTGAGATTTTGACACTGGATACCTGTACCTCTCTTCTCCCCCTTTTGACAGCTCTTCTAGGGAGCAACATGGATAGGTAAGCAAGTCATTTTGAAGAACATAATGACATGGTTATCTATTAAACTATGAATCTgtagtattttgtttttgttttataattacCGTCTCTGTAGTATTTTGTTTTCGATTTCTAATTACCGTTTCATGTCTCTAGTCATTTGAGTGTCTGCCTTGATTTGCTGCTTAAGCTGGTAAGAATGTATGGGTCACAAATTTACTCGTCGCTTTCCGCTCCCTCATCTGTTGGTGTAGATATTGAGGCTGAGCAAAGGTTGGTCCGAGCTTCAATCTCACCATTCATTGTCGTTTTCGATTGCAATTTACTCTCTTTGGCAAgtcaaatatgatttttgctATTCAGGATGGAGCGGTACAGTTGTTGCTTTGTCGAGTTCGAGAAAATCAAGGCTTGCCTTCCCTCTTTAGCAAGGTGGGTAAATTTCATCTACTGGACAATGAAGAGTTAGATGgttatcttctctctttttttgaagTCTATTATCTTatgtcttatatatatatatatatctctttatGGATATGTAGAAGAGGAAATTTGGTGGCCAAGACTCTCCATGAACTCAACTTAACATTTCAAGAAGTTTCATCGTGATACTTTTTGGATGTGGATTTGGTTCCAATGTGGAGTTTAACAGTACTAAAGCCTAACTCTACCAAGCTAACCAATAGAGTCTATGGAAGACTAACTAACCCTCGCGTATTGCGTATGGCCACTGCTCGGGTCCGTAACCTTTGCCTTGCGTATGGATACGGTACTGTCTCTCGTTTCAAGCTAACTTGGTGTGTAAAGAGCCATTTCGGTTGTTGTATTGATCTAGGTTATCATTTCTTCCACACTGTTTAGCTATTTGTTCTTAAGAGCACAAAAAAGAAGCctatatttaacaaaactgttttgtAGAAGATTCAGATCTTGAAGTACTTATACCCAAAATCAGGATTTGTCATTCCCTCTTCCCAATCTCCCATTCGTTTACCACCAAATACTACTTGTTGAATGCCCAAGTACctgaaattttatataaacaaaaattaaagttttctGCAACAAAGAAGCAATCAATCAAAGAGGATAAAAGGGAACTACAAGTTCTCTTGTGTTACTTACTCTGAACTCATAACTGTCAAACAGTTGAGAAGCACATCAAGGGCGAAGATATCGGAAGTACCAAGATCAACCCTACAAGAAACAGTGCAAGTGAAGTTCAGACTAATTACAAGATTTTGAAGGAAATAGTTTGCATCATAAAGATGTCAGAACAGTTGTTTACCACACACGACCCCAGTTGTCTTGAAATTCGACATCGCTAATGTCATGAAACGATGAAGGCATCACTTTGAAGCCCTTCTCTGCGTCATAGAGAGGATCATATTCTAGGGATGTGTTTGCTAGCTGCAATCATAGTTTAGATGATACCGTTAAGACGAGAATGAAGATGACCATGGAAATGGgaagaaaaacatgattagCAACTAGGAAACAGAAGGGATGATGAACAAACCTGCAAGTTGGATGTATTGAAAGCGCCCAATCGCCCCATAACATACCATGCCTGTATAACCTGTTAACAAAACTCGTggtcaaaagaaagaattggAAGAATCATTGAATCATCGCAGTAAGACTCGACGTTTTGCAATAGCAAGAAGAATATCAATTTCTTACACTTCCAATGAGATCAACATCTCGATCTGAAGGCGTTCCATAGAGCTCAAACCATATGAAGGAATCTACAGGATTGAAACTGCAGTCATCAAAATAAGAGTACTTGGTTAGTAATTTATGGAATGGGATATTATTCTAGTAGTCTTATATTATGTTGCGGAATGCAGAAACCAAAGTGAATTAATGGACAAGAtggaaaaaaagtttctcaCTCTCTGAAGTTAACTTTGAAAGAAAGCACAGAACCAGTCTTCTGTTTCTGGAAATCTTTTCCCTTCTTCCTAACTCTTTCTTCAACCTGAATAATTAGTAAACATACACATGTCCAAACTTCACAATCGATAGAAACAACACATATAAATGCCCCAGCGCATGCCAAATAGTCACTACCAAAGAAACTATAACAGAGACGAGAATTCTTTTTAGTGAATTCGACCCAACGATTACCTTCTTTCTCATGAGCTCAGGATTTCCTATGCTATCACCAAGAACAGCTCGAAgctcttcatcatctttacACGCACTTTCCAGTACCCTGCATTTATCATTCACCAAAAAAAGGTTCACACTTTCTCGTGACTTAggcaaaaacacaaacacctGGAgtgcaaaagaaaaggaaagaaacaagTACTTGGCCCAAGATGGGTAATCGTGAAGACGATCGTAGTCGCGTTTtcgcttctcttctctaaccTTGAGTAATCTCCTTCCTCTCGCTGTAGTCCCAGAACCTTTATTTGCCGCCGAAATTCCGCCGTTATCTTCACCGGCGAGGTTGTCGGAATTAGCAGAAACAGCAACGAGAGTGTGAAGATTACGCTTGTGGGAAGAGAATGGTTGTCTCTGAGAGACAAGGAATGGGGAGAAAGCGAAATTGAGATTCATGGTGCATGAAGAGAGCGTTAAGAGATTATTTTCgtacattttttttccttgtcgATCTCGTTACTGTAACCAACAAGCTCAAGTTGAGTTTTCTGCGTTTATAAACTTTTGATCTTACACATTTCAGAGATTTCATTAGACTTGAGTCATAATTATCGGAttacaacattttaaaaccgGTTCAATCAGGTTAACCGGAACTTATCCAATCGAAATCAAACAAGCAAAAAACCAATCCGTAAACCGCGACCggggagagagagaatgagacCCAAAAAGGCTGGAACAATATTCCTCATGGATTGGTCATAGCTTAGCTTATCACATTGGAAGTAACAACATTTGGTACATAATCTTATGAGTCCACTACAACTCCTGACCTTATCTCAGTAAATCAAAATGCTAACAACTTGAGAAGAATTACCACAATACTACTGCCCACATCATATACTCATATTATTACTACAAAAAAGAGTTGCAGCAAAGGAACCATCCACATTGACACATAAACTAATTCCTCAACACTCTCTCATGCCATCATTACTTCTAACTCAAAGACTCTTCTACAAAGATCAGAGAATGCAATCCCACATTTGATTATACGAAACAAAGAGGATAAGAACCTAGAAAACAACTGATGTCATTCCTTTTAGTTTCTGGTTCTAACTACAAACAAAGATTCTCACTATAACAATCAACTGAAAACACTCTTTAGTTACATAAACCAATATCTTTACCACTTTCATGCTCACTACCATCTACTTCATAACCTCCAACGGATGATAGATTTTGAGGATAAGATCATTCAATGATGTTCATTTGAAGTGAACACATCAAATGCAAAATCAGTTTGATAGGCTTCTAAGCTAGTCAATGGATCAATAGACAGCTTTTAGTTTCTCCAACACAAGACGAACTATATACTCTGGGAAACCAAATCAGAAGCAAGAAAACAGCAATAAAGGATTCAAGAATGGGTGAAAtcttatgtatataataaGCTAAATGTATACAAAAGtacatacaaacaaaccatTCACAAAAGATTTTTCAAGTCTAATatcagaaagagaagaaaagtttttgCCTTTTTCAATTCAATCACGGATCAATTAACTCGAACTCGTCTTCCTTAAGATGCGTGAAGAATTTGACAGGACCACGACCTTCGATCTCTTTCACGAACTGTACCTTAAACGGCAGATTAGCTGAGATTTTCTTTCCTTTCCAAAGAACGACGTAATCTTTGATAAAACCTTCCATTCCCATCAATTCAACCTCCGGTACACGAACCACATGGTAAACTTTCAACGGAACCGTAACCCTAACCCTAGCTCCAATCTTCTCCTTCGCTTTCTCGTCTTCCTCCGTCTCCAACGACGTAGATGACGATAGATCAGCGTCCGCGTCTACAGAAGCCGCCGATTTCACAGCAATATCGCAACGAATCGTCGATTTTGGATTCTTCCGCGAGATTGAGAAGGCGCATTTGCTTCGACCGTAGGAAGTAGATAATGAGATAGGTACGAAAATGGACGAAGATGAAGAGTTGATCGATTTGCGTCCACTAAGAGAAGCAGCAACTAGATAGTCTTGAGATGCCGGAGGACGAACGGCGGCGATAATCGCCGGTGACAGAGCGTAACTGTTAGTCATCTGCGTCCGAGccgaagaaaaaaatcttaagaaagtgtgagagaaaacaaaaaagatcatATCATTTAGCCCCTCATCTATTTATATTAGATGGTTAATTTAATCAAGGTGATTACTAATTTTGctaattatttggtttaaattaAAAGTCGGATTATTTTTGGATAAAGAAAGGCGACGCGTGTCAGACTTAAGACAATGTAAGAGATGAGGAACTTGTGGCTTCAGATAGAGAATCAACACTGTAAATATCTTGAGACAATTTCCAGATATTATTGGCAGGATTTtataataacacaaaactagtatatataaacttttatatatccACAATGGTTTCCAAATcaattaccaaaataaatgaagtctattaaaagaaacaaacaaaaaagataggAAGAAGGCTTTGTGGTCTCAGCAATCATTTTTGGCATTATAGTAGCCATTGTTGTTATTAAGACAAGGATTTAGAGTAGCTTTCTTTCACCATTGTCTTAACAAAAAGCTCTCCTGCTCTATATGAAGATCTTACCTGCAAAAAGTATATATCCAATATCAAACAAGTACATTTCTGTATCTTCTATGTTCTCAGATATTTTTTGACATAAAGAGTAAGAAATAGTTTGTGGCTTTACCAGTGGACCACTTGCAACATAACGAAATCCTATTGATTCTCCGTATGTTTTCCAGAAATCAAACTTCTCAGGTGTGACATACTCTTTCACAGTCAGATGCAATGGAGTTGGCTTCATTGTGGAACAAGAGAAACGGTTTTAAATCGTAGATGTTCTTTGAAATTTGGGATCTTTCTATCTTGGAAATAGGAATATTGCGAATGATGTGGGGAATGTTGAAGTGATTAGTTTACCTGTAGATACTGGCCAAGTGTTAGAATATCAACATCTATAGCTCTTAGATCAGCCATTGCTTCCTTCAACTCTTCGTCTGTTTCTCCAAGACCAAGCATTATGGATGTCTTTGTGATCATTCCAGGTTTGCTGATCTTTGCATGTTTCAAAACTGACATGCTCTGCTCATATCTGCATTCTCCACATTATATCCACATTAAAATGGAGATTTACTACAACTAAAGATGCAGAACACCACCTATGTCTCACTTTAGGAGATATTTGACTGTGTAATATGAGATTGACATCCCGGAGCAGAGGATCAATTCACTGCTCAGCCCATCTATGCCATAACCAAATTTGCagaacatataaaaaaatgaagaacaagaaacagCACTCACCCAGCCCTAGGATCCCTCACAAGTCGCTGGAGCCTTTTCACAGTCTCGACATTGTGAGCAAAAACATCCAATCCCGAGTGCACAAGAGTGTCGACAGCCTCCAAATCCCCACGAAAATCAGAAGTTAAGCATTCTATCATTATATCCGGCTTATGTCTCTACAGAGatgagatatatattttcattttcataaatacTCTGAAACAACATTCGAGAAATGCACAAAAAGGTATGCTTAAATAACATAATGCATAAACAAATAGAATATTAATAACCTTCATAGCTTTGACAGTCTGCGCAAAATGTCCACTTCCACCATCAGGTATATCGTCACGGTCTACGCTGGTAATAACTATGTAGTCTACACTGCAACAAAGGAAAATGCAAAATAGCATATCATGATACACCCATCATAAATTAACAAAGATGCAGTAGTGACTGTTGAGAGAcactatttttaattttcatccCCTCTCCATTTATCCTATCTAGTTAAAAATTCTGAACACGACCATGAAGAGAATCTAAAGGACAATATAAGCAGATTACTCAGATCAGGAATCAAATAAAAGTTACATACCCCCAACTGGCTATGGCCTTGGCAGTGTTCTCTGGTTCCATTGGGtcaggaggaggaggatttCTACTTGTTTTAACAGCACAGAATCTACAGCCACGAGTACAAGTATCACCAAGAACCATGATGGTTGCAGTTGCTACACCATCACCACCTCCATTCCAACACTACACATCACATAATctaattttcagaaaaaaatcacaaatttaGAGTAATGATGGTTGAACTAGCATGTAGTTTACTCATAATTTCTCATACCCACAATTCATAAAACCGATACATTTTAATAACAATCTTCGAGatcataaacacaaaatcgAAATAGCTAACCTCGCCGATATTAGGACACTGAGCTTCTTCACAAACAGTATTGAGATTGAGACGAGAAAGGGACTCTTTCACCTCCTGAAACCTTTCGCCTTGTGGTGCCTTCTGTCTCAACCAAGCAGGTTTCTTCACATTCGGATCTCTCCCTGTGAATGGACCCATCTTCGGCATTCCTCCTGGGTAAGGCTCACTCTTCTTCCCTTCTAACTccatcaaactcttcttcaagGACGACGAATCCTCCATCTCCGACGACAAAGACACCGCCTTGGTCCGCAATGGCGACGAAACATCCCCGGATTCGCATCGGATTCTGAAACCCAAATTCAAGAATTTACTggaatgatgatgaagcttCTGGGTCGAGATCGAAATTGAGAAAGTGGGTTTCGTAATTGAGCAATGATGCATCATGAGTTTTTTGcgtatgtgtgtatatatttgtgtGTGAGGCAAAACTGgggaaaaaatgaaattaggCGATTTCAACAGAGTGTGGAGAGACTCTGCTTCGGTTAGCAACTTTGGGATATCCGCCAACTACCAATTACTGcgccaaaagaagaagaagctaaataTGATAGTTAATATATTGGGCCAAATATAGAAGCCCAGTAAGATATGTTTATTAGGGATATCTTAAAGCCCAACATTATTGTCACTGGGACTCTAGCCCAATACAGGCATTTGTCTTAAAAACGGCGAAGTCTCAAGCCAACAGAGATAGGGTTTTCGATtgtcaccaccaccaccacttctGGTAACGCAGTGTCTCTGATTTTCACTTGGTTAAAGACCTCTAGCTTCACGGTCAAACATCATAAACCTTTTGCCGCCGTCACTAATAGGAATTAACTGATCTCGTCAATGGCGGAGGTGGAGGAGATTGCGCACGAGGAGCAGAATATCGagaagagggagaagaagaaaggtaaacACGAGAAGCCGAAGCCATGGGATGATGACCCAAACATCGACCGTTGGACAATCGAGAAGTTTGATCCGGCATGGAACCCCACTGGTATGACTGAAACCAGCACGTTCTCAACACTCTTTCCTCAATACAGAGAGAAGTATCTTCAGGAGTGTTGGCCTAGAGTTGAATCTGCTCTTAAGGAGTACGGTGTCGCCTGCAAGCTCAACTTGGTGCGTCTTCGTTTTCACTAAGTCTTTGTAGAGCAGAGAAATTAGGGGTTATTCTAgttgctttttcttcttttctgggTTTTTATTGATCTGTGTGGAATATTCTGTGGCTGCGATTGTAGGTTGAAGGTTCTATGACTGTTTCGACGACGAGGAAGACAAGAGATCCATACATCATTGTCAAAGCTAGGGATTTGATTAAGCTTCTTTCCAGAAGTGTCCCTGCTCCTCAGGTATTTTTTCAGCCTCACTTCAAGAGCTTAGTTAGAATAAACTGTAATTAGAAGTCTGTAAATTTCGGATATTTAGGtgtttatgctaatttatAGCTTTTCTTCACTTGTATCACAGGCAATTAAGATTCTCGAAGATGAGGTGCAATGTGATATCATCAAGATCGGTAACTTGGTTAGAAATAAGGTACAGTTCAATCTTAGTCTCGGGGCTCAATTATCACTCACAGTTGTGCTTGCATTTTGGTCCCTTTCCATGTTGGCTTATGTAAAGATAACCAATAGCACCTTATAACGTTGTTACTACATTCCACTATAAACCTAGAATACTTCGTTTCGTGACatctttaaattatttcaGCATGAGGAAAATTAGTTTATGTCGATATGTATCTTGCGTGCATTGTCATCTCGTCCTTACATAGACTTATTTTTGCAGGAAAGATTTGTTAAAAGAAGGCAGCGGCTTGTGGGTCCTAATTCTTCTACCTTGAAGGTGTGTAAAATGTCTTCAAGTGGTTAAGCAAAACTAATGTATTCTTATGCAAATTCCTTAGAGAAACTTGTCgaatatttgtcatttgtgttttgctttgaGGCTTAATAATTTTGGCTTCTTGCAGGCGCTGGAAATATTAACCAACTGTTACATTCTAGTTCAGGTAATTGTGTGTTTCTTTTGCAAATGTCTCACTACattggtttttgatatttttgtgttAATTGGAATTAATCTACGTCTAACAGGGAAGTACTGTAGCCGCTATGGGTCCATTTAAAGGTCTCAAACAGCTCAGAAGGATTGTGGAAGACTGCGTACAGAATATAATGCATCCTGTATACCATATAAAGGTGTGtccagttttttttggttctatgTACTTCCCTTATACTCCCACAAGAAGTTGTTTTAGAAGCTTTGTCAATAGGCTATGGTAAATAGATTCATATACTTCAACACTTGGTTATGCAGACTCTCATGATGAAAAAAGAACTGGAGAAGGATCCAGCTCTTGCAAATGAAAGCTGGGATAGGTTTCTTCCCACATTCAGGAAGTATGGCCTTCTCTATTCTTGATGAATAAATTGAGTGATATCTTTTAATATATCAGTAACTCATGAGCGCATATATCTTATCTATTTCCAATTTGATTTGACAGGAAAAATGTTAAGcaaaagaaacccaaaagCAAGGAGAAGAAGCCATACACACCTTTCCCACCTCCTCAACCACCTAGCAAGGTAGGAAATTTGCTTATTCTCTTATTGTATCATTTTCTCTGtgtttctattttgttaaacCCAACATGTTAGAATGTTTCTCAACAGGTAGTTTCGATAAAGCTCTTACGACATGCGCACTGTCTAGTTTCTGCTTTatgtcttttgtttctcaggtCAATATGCTAATGCATGGTTTTGAActtgttttatggttttttccCAGATTGATATGCAGTTGGAGTCTGGAGAATACTTCATGAGTGATAAAAAGAAGTCAGAGAAAAAATGGCAGGAGAAGCAAGAGAAACAGTCAGAGAAGAGCacagagaacaaaagaaagagagatgccTCATTCCTCCCACCTGAGGTCTCTCTTCTAACTTGAGTGTCACAAGACACTTATCGTTTCTCTGCCTTCTatttaaaaaccttaaaatcCGTAACACTAACTTGTTCGATTGGTTAATTGCAGGAGCCTATGAACAACAATAGCAACGCAAACAAATCAGAGGATGGAAAGAATGATATAACCGAGTTAACAAATTCCTTGAAGGTAAAATGAAACCTTTATCTGTACAcctctcttctttgctttaGGGAATTGGCACTGAGTTTGGGTTTTGTTGTATTGATTTTGTGGTGTTGCAGAGCAAGACGAAGGAGTTGAAAAAGCAGAAAAAGACACACGAGAGAGTGAATGCGGAGGAGTATATTGCTGGtccatcttcttctgctgATAAATCTTCCAAGAAGTCCAAAAAGATTAGAGATTAATTCTAaatcctgtttttttttaaaaaaaaaaaagagagaaaagattgaaacttatCTATGCTCAAAACTGTAAAAACAAGTTAAATCTTTATTTCAGCCGTCAAGTTACTTCATTAACCAAAGAGGTATTACAAAGTTGGCCAAGATATTACAACAGGCAGGATTCACACACAATCTCTCGCTTGCTTCGCT includes:
- a CDS encoding structural maintenance of chromosomes-like protein, putative (DUF3531) (Protein of unknown function (DUF3531); CONTAINS InterPro DOMAIN/s: Protein of unknown function DUF3531 (InterPro:IPR021920); BEST Arabidopsis thaliana protein match is: Protein of unknown function (DUF3531) (TAIR:AT4G29400.1); Has 314 Blast hits to 314 proteins in 83 species: Archae - 0; Bacteria - 120; Metazoa - 0; Fungi - 0; Plants - 69; Viruses - 0; Other Eukaryotes - 125 (source: NCBI BLink).); this encodes MYENNLLTLSSCTMNLNFAFSPFLVSQRQPFSSHKRNLHTLVAVSANSDNLAGEDNGGISAANKGSGTTARGRRLLKVREEKRKRDYDRLHDYPSWAKVLESACKDDEELRAVLGDSIGNPELMRKKVEERVRKKGKDFQKQKTGSVLSFKVNFRDFNPVDSFIWFELYGTPSDRDVDLIGSVIQAWYVMGRLGAFNTSNLQLANTSLEYDPLYDAEKGFKVMPSSFHDISDVEFQDNWGRVWVDLGTSDIFALDVLLNCLTVMSSEYLGIQQVVFGGKRMGDWEEGMTNPDFGYKYFKI
- a CDS encoding Transducin/WD40 repeat-like superfamily protein (Transducin/WD40 repeat-like superfamily protein; CONTAINS InterPro DOMAIN/s: WD40 repeat 2 (InterPro:IPR019782), WD40 repeat, conserved site (InterPro:IPR019775), WD40 repeat (InterPro:IPR001680), G-protein beta WD-40 repeat, region (InterPro:IPR020472), WD40 repeat-like-containing domain (InterPro:IPR011046), WD40-repeat-containing domain (InterPro:IPR017986), WD40/YVTN repeat-like-containing domain (InterPro:IPR015943), WD40 repeat, subgroup (InterPro:IPR019781); BEST Arabidopsis thaliana protein match is: Transducin/WD40 repeat-like superfamily protein (TAIR:AT5G23430.1); Has 114222 Blast hits to 41452 proteins in 998 species: Archae - 86; Bacteria - 11863; Metazoa - 46637; Fungi - 24709; Plants - 15354; Viruses - 6; Other Eukaryotes - 15567 (source: NCBI BLink).); its protein translation is MNTKRAYKLQEFVAHSAAVNCLKIGRKSSRVLVTGGEDHKVNLWAIGKPNAILSLYGHSSGIDSVTFDASEGLVAAGAASGTIKLWDLEEAKVVRTLTGHRSNCVSVNFHPFGEFFASGSLDTNLKIWDIRKKGCIHTYKGHTRGVNVLRFTPDGRWIVSGGEDNVVKVWDLTAGKLLHEFKSHEGKIQSLDFHPHEFLLATGSADKTVKFWDLETFELIGSGGTETTGVRCLTFNPDGKSVLCGLQESLKIFSWEPIRCHDGVDVGWSNLSDMNVHEGKLLGCSYNQNCVGVWVVDLSRTEPMSGGATQSNSHPEKTSGSGRDQAGLNDNSSKVILGKLPGSQKVDPLLKETKSLGKLSVSQNSDPLPKDTKSTGRSSVSQSSDPLVKEPKPLGRFSATHSSDTVKESRTLSSTGSVSDSPHRVTLTSAPKSASGISTVVPNAAASKRNFGKANPKANPPVVNKEDYFPVIVPRTEPIIEQASESRAELDIIGRTMPYSLQSKAADSRRLSSSRNEPDLPTSSLLERSQSQPIEPITLQDGNTYPSDEGGSWDTAERTNKESKCRVFGRFNSRSLVRSPPRNHDENSDLISYNANRDSSPTESRKGGRLHSLVLNRERRGRFSNFEGPVSSSSGGNMTAPNSRPSNMLKQRGNHVPVDQGITSASEEDIVADIMGQHDQFVSSMHSRLAKLQVVRRYWERNDIKNSISSIEKMADNAVIADVLLIVNERPEILTLDTCTSLLPLLTALLGSNMDSHLSVCLDLLLKLVRMYGSQIYSSLSAPSSVGVDIEAEQRMERYSCCFVEFEKIKACLPSLARRGNLVAKTLHELNLTFQEVSS